The genomic segment GCTGCCCCAGAAGGTGTATGACGCATTCAACGCCGGGGACTGCACCATGATTGCCGTGTTCTTCGACACCTCCACCTCCGCCGACGAAACCATGCAGGCAATTGCCTCCATCCGGGACATTGCCGGCAAGCAGTGCTTCGTTTCCGGCATGAGCGCCATGGTTACAGATCTGAAGGAGCTTTGCGAAAACGAGGAGCCCATTTATGTAGCGCTTGCGGTGGTCATGGCGTGCATCGTTATGATGCTGTTCATGGACAGCTGGATCATTCCGTTTCTGTTCCTGTCCAGCATCGGTGCAGCGATTCTGATCAACATGGGCACCAACTACTTCTTAGGAGAGATCTCCTATCTGACCAAGGCGCTGTCGGCGGTATTGCAACTGGCAGTCACCATGGACTACTCCATCTTCCTGTGGCACAGCTACTGTGAGCAGCGAAAGCTCCAGGGGGATCAGTACAGCGCAATGGCAACTGCCATCCACGAAACCTTTACCTCCGTCATCGGCAGTTCCATCACCACCATTGCCGGGTTCATCGCTCTGTGCTTCATGACCTTTACTCTGGGCATGGATCTTGGCATCGTCATGGCGAAGGGCGTAATCCTGGGCGTGATCGGATGCGTTACTACTCTGCCGGCTTTGATCCTGGTGCTGGATAAGCCCATTGAAAAGACCCGGCACCGTGCCCTGCTGCCCAGTATGAACAAGGCGGCAAAGGGTCTGACCAGGATCTTCCCCGTATTCCTTGCAGTGTTCGCCATTGCCATTGTGCCGGCGTACTACGCATACTCCAAGACCAATGACGCTGTGTACTACGACCTGGGCGCTACCCTGCCGGAGGATATGGATTACGTCATTGCCAACACCAAGCTGAAGGATACCTTCAATGTTGGCTCCACCCACATGCTGCTGGTGGATGCCTCCCTGGAGCCAAAGCAGGTCAAGCAGATGACCAAGGAGCTTGAACAGGTGGACGGCGTCAAGTATGTGCTTGGCATGGAATCCGTGGTGGGCTCTCTGGTGCCCCAGGATATGATCCCGGATTCCATCCGGAGCATTCTGGAAAGCGACAACTGGGAGCTGATGCTCATCAACTCGGAATACACCACTGCAAGCGATGCGGTGAACAATCAGATCGAACAGTTGAACAGCATCATCAAGCAGTACGACCAGAAGGGGATGCTCATCGGCGAGGCGCCCTGCACCAAGGATATGATCGACATCACCGACCGGGACTTCAAGGTGGTCAACACCATTTCCATCCTGGCGATCTTCCTGATCATTCTCTTTGTGGAAAAGAGCATTTCCCTGCCGGTGATCCTGGTGGCAGTCATCGAGCTGTCCATCTTCATCAACCTGGGCATCCCCTATCTGACCAATACATCCCTGCCGTTTATCGCCCCCATCTGCATCAGTACCATTCAGCTGGGCGCAACGGTGGACTATGCGATCCTTATGACCACCCGGTACAAGAAGAACCGGTTTGATGGCATGGACAAACGGGAAGCGGTTTCCGATGCACTGAGCATGTCCATTCCTTCCATTATCGTCAGCGCCCTGGGGCTGTTTGCTTCCACCTTCGGCGTTGCGGTTTACTCCGACGTGGATATCATCAGCTCCCTGTGTACGCTGATGGCAAGAGGCGCAATCATCAGTATGCTCTGCGTCATCCTGATCCTGCCGGCTATGTTCATGCTGTTCGATAAGATCATCAGCAAAACCACCATCGGCTTTCTGCCGAAGAATCATTAAGCTCCGGAGGTATGCGTTATGAAATCCAATAAAAAGATTACAGCCAAAACCGTTTCCCTGACCCTGTGCGCCGCCATGGCGTGCAGCTGCATCGGCATGCTGGCGTATGCCGCCGGGGAAAAGAGCGGAGAATCCCAACTGACCGCCGCTGTCACCCAGACGGTGGATACACAAAAGACATCCGACACCAGCAAGACCGCCTCCAAGGACGAGACCGTGTATGTGATCGCCGGGGCGGACGGCAGTGCCAAGAAGATCATCGTCAGCGACTGGATCAAGAATACAGCCGGCAGCAGCTCCCTGGACGACAGCACAGAGCTGAAGGATGTGACCAACGTCAAGGGGGAGCAGGGCTACACCATGAACGGGGACAATGCCCGGATCTGGGATGCAGCCGGCGGTGATATCTACTACCAGGGCAGCATTGAAAAGGATCTGCCGGTATCCCTCAAGGTCAGCTATCAGCTGGACGGCAACCCCATTTCCGCAGAGGATCTTGCAGGAAAGAGCGGCAAGGTCACCATCCGGTTCGACTACAAGAACAACCAGTATGAAACCGTGAAGATCGACGGCAAGGACGAGAAGATCTATGTGCCCTTTGTGATGCTGACCGGTATGATCGTGGACAACGACAACTTCCGGAACGTGGAGGTATCCAACGGCAAGCTCATCAATGACGGGGATCACACCGTGATTGCAGGCATCGCTCTGCCGGGCATGCAGGACAGCCTGCAGCTGGACAAGGACACGCTGACCATTCCGGATTATGTGGAGATCACCGCAGATGTAACGGATTTCTCCCTGGCAACTACCATGACCGTTGCAAGCAATGAAGTATTCAACAACATTGACACCTCCGGTCTGGATCAGTACGACGATCTGACGGATGCGATGGACGATCTGACCAGCGCCATGAAGCAGCTGCTGGACGGTTCCTCCCAGCTGTATGACGGTCTGTCCACCCTGTTGAGCAAGTCCGACACCCTCATTACGGGCATTGACCGGCTGGCAACCGGCGCCAAGGAGCTTGCCTCCGGTGCATCCCAGCTGGAAAGCGGCGCAAAGGATCTGAACAGCGGCGCATCTCAGCTGGCGGACGGACTGGATACCCTCAGCGGCAACAGCGCAACCCTGAACGGCGGCGCAAAGCAGGTGTTTGACACCCTGCTGTCCACAGCGGATACCCAGATTGCAGCCGCAGGCTTACAGGCAGATAAGCTCACCGTCAGCAACTATCAGACCGTGCTGAACAAGGTCATCGCTTCCCTGGACAGCGATGCGGTACAGAAGCTGGCATACAACACCGCCCTCAAGCAGGTGACCGCAGCGGTCAACGCCAAGGAGCCGGAGATCCGCACCGGAGTCACCGCAGCGGTACAGAGCAAGGTGCTGGAGGGCGTACTGGCAGCAGCCGGTCAGAGCAT from the Ruminococcus champanellensis 18P13 = JCM 17042 genome contains:
- a CDS encoding efflux RND transporter permease subunit; its protein translation is MKLGQAVVKHRVLILIITLVLLVPSVLGMMATRINYDMLNYLPDDMDTTTGQDILMDEFGKGAFSFLIVEDMPAKDIVKLEEQLRTVEHVDTVLWYDSLLDISVPMEMLPQKVYDAFNAGDCTMIAVFFDTSTSADETMQAIASIRDIAGKQCFVSGMSAMVTDLKELCENEEPIYVALAVVMACIVMMLFMDSWIIPFLFLSSIGAAILINMGTNYFLGEISYLTKALSAVLQLAVTMDYSIFLWHSYCEQRKLQGDQYSAMATAIHETFTSVIGSSITTIAGFIALCFMTFTLGMDLGIVMAKGVILGVIGCVTTLPALILVLDKPIEKTRHRALLPSMNKAAKGLTRIFPVFLAVFAIAIVPAYYAYSKTNDAVYYDLGATLPEDMDYVIANTKLKDTFNVGSTHMLLVDASLEPKQVKQMTKELEQVDGVKYVLGMESVVGSLVPQDMIPDSIRSILESDNWELMLINSEYTTASDAVNNQIEQLNSIIKQYDQKGMLIGEAPCTKDMIDITDRDFKVVNTISILAIFLIILFVEKSISLPVILVAVIELSIFINLGIPYLTNTSLPFIAPICISTIQLGATVDYAILMTTRYKKNRFDGMDKREAVSDALSMSIPSIIVSALGLFASTFGVAVYSDVDIISSLCTLMARGAIISMLCVILILPAMFMLFDKIISKTTIGFLPKNH